From one Lycium ferocissimum isolate CSIRO_LF1 chromosome 7, AGI_CSIRO_Lferr_CH_V1, whole genome shotgun sequence genomic stretch:
- the LOC132065588 gene encoding large ribosomal subunit protein eL30: MVAAKKTKKTHESINNRLALVMKSGKYTLGYKTVLKTLRNSKGKLIIIANNCPPLRKSEIEYYAMLAKVGVHHYNGNNVDLGTACGKYYRVCCLSIIDPGDSDIIKSMPGDQ, from the exons ATGGTTGCCGCCAAGAAAACT AAGAAGACCCATGAGAGCATTAACAATAGGTTGGCTTTGGTTATGAAGAGTGGTAAATACACATTGGGTTATAAGACTGTTCTTAAGACCCTTAGAAACTCTAAAG GAAAACTAATCATCATTGCCAACAACTGCCCTCCTCTCAGGAAGTCTGAGATAGAGTATTATGCCATGTTGGCAAAGGTTGGAGTCCACCACTACAATGGAA ACAATGTAGATTTGGGGACGGCTTGTGGTAAATACTACAGGGTCTGCTGCCTCAGCATCATTGACCCTG GTGATTCCGACATCATTAAGAGCATGCCCGGTGACCAGTGA